Proteins from a genomic interval of Motacilla alba alba isolate MOTALB_02 chromosome 11, Motacilla_alba_V1.0_pri, whole genome shotgun sequence:
- the LOC119705584 gene encoding borealin-2-like isoform X1 has product MAPGKAPCRRRSSDSGVEPDRGALPRDKEQRTPLSQKKRDQRIALFLSDFDQQAKEHIQEMKKELDSLLQTAEKAFAVELLTMPAAFRKMKRKEVLDLQGREEVALAAAVTDCSVEDVPNPKLVRTNSKKVKVTTIVEYEDAKHSSSKKITKKISKTRSLVSLASGLSGKLNSLSSATNLKATPKGAKSAGLQQTVSRTLPASGRVQGMLKRSKSVPQHKSVPFVNIPLADGQTLCTAGGDLRNIDVQLLNQDTVQHIHNLVSELTVLCGKVTPKPS; this is encoded by the exons ATGGCCCCGGGAAAGGCCCCGTGCCGGCGGCGCAGCAGCGACTCGGGCGTGGAGCCGGACCGCGGGGCGCTGCCCCGGGACAAGGAGCAGCGCACCCCGCTCTCCCAGAAGAAGAGGGACCAGCGCATCGCGCTCTTCCTCAGCGACTTCGACCAGCAGG ccaAGGAGCACATCCAGGAGATGAAGAAAGAGCTCGATTCACTTTTGCAGACAGCGGAGAAGGCGTTTGCGGTGGAGCTGCTGACGATGCCGGCTGCGTTCAGgaagatgaaaaggaaagaggtgCTCG ATTTGCAAGGACGGGAGGAAGTGgctcttgctgctgcagtg actgacTGCTCTGTAGAAGACGTGCCAAATCCCAAACTGGTGAGGACCAACAGCAAAAAAG TTAAGGTAACTACAATTGTTGAATATGAAGATGCCAAGCACAgttcttcaaagaaaataactaaaaaa ATTTCCAAAACCAGGTCGCTGGTTTCACTGGCCTCTGGTTTAAGTGGCAAACTGAACTCTCTTTCTAG TGCCACAAATCTCAAAGCCACTCCAAAGGGAGCTAAAAG TGCTGGATTACAACAGACTGTCTCAAGAACTTTACCTGCCAGTGGAAGAGTTCAAGGCATGTTAAAGAGAAGTAAATCAGTACCTCAACACAAAAGTGTTCCATTTGTCAATATTCCCCTGGCTGATGGACag ACACTCTGCACAGCTGGTGGAGACCTCCGTAATATTGATGTGCAGCTCCTCAATCAGGACACAGTTCAGCACATCCATAACCTGGTG AGTGAGCTGACTGTACTATGTGGAAAGGTAACACCTAAACCAAGTTAA
- the LOC119705584 gene encoding borealin-2-like isoform X2, which yields MAPGKAPCRRRSSDSGVEPDRGALPRDKEQRTPLSQKKRDQRIALFLSDFDQQAKEHIQEMKKELDSLLQTAEKAFAVELLTMPAAFRKMKRKEVLDLQGREEVALAAAVTDCSVEDVPNPKLVRTNSKKVKVTTIVEYEDAKHSSSKKITKKISKTRSLVSLASGLSGKLNSLSSATNLKATPKGAKSAGLQQTVSRTLPASGRVQGMLKRSKSVPQHKSVPFVNIPLADGQTLCTAGGDLRNIDVQLLNQDTVQHIHNLVSEMQLTG from the exons ATGGCCCCGGGAAAGGCCCCGTGCCGGCGGCGCAGCAGCGACTCGGGCGTGGAGCCGGACCGCGGGGCGCTGCCCCGGGACAAGGAGCAGCGCACCCCGCTCTCCCAGAAGAAGAGGGACCAGCGCATCGCGCTCTTCCTCAGCGACTTCGACCAGCAGG ccaAGGAGCACATCCAGGAGATGAAGAAAGAGCTCGATTCACTTTTGCAGACAGCGGAGAAGGCGTTTGCGGTGGAGCTGCTGACGATGCCGGCTGCGTTCAGgaagatgaaaaggaaagaggtgCTCG ATTTGCAAGGACGGGAGGAAGTGgctcttgctgctgcagtg actgacTGCTCTGTAGAAGACGTGCCAAATCCCAAACTGGTGAGGACCAACAGCAAAAAAG TTAAGGTAACTACAATTGTTGAATATGAAGATGCCAAGCACAgttcttcaaagaaaataactaaaaaa ATTTCCAAAACCAGGTCGCTGGTTTCACTGGCCTCTGGTTTAAGTGGCAAACTGAACTCTCTTTCTAG TGCCACAAATCTCAAAGCCACTCCAAAGGGAGCTAAAAG TGCTGGATTACAACAGACTGTCTCAAGAACTTTACCTGCCAGTGGAAGAGTTCAAGGCATGTTAAAGAGAAGTAAATCAGTACCTCAACACAAAAGTGTTCCATTTGTCAATATTCCCCTGGCTGATGGACag ACACTCTGCACAGCTGGTGGAGACCTCCGTAATATTGATGTGCAGCTCCTCAATCAGGACACAGTTCAGCACATCCATAACCTGGTG AGTGAGATGCAGCTGACTGGGTAA
- the DNAJA2 gene encoding dnaJ homolog subfamily A member 2 encodes MANVADTKLYDILGVPPGASDNELKKAYRKLAKEYHPDKNPNAGDKFKEISFAYEVLSNPEKRELYDRYGEQGLREGSGSSGMDDIFSHIFGGGLFNFMGGQSRSRNGRRRGEDMVHPLKVSLEDLYNGKTTKLQLSKNVLCSACNGQGGKAGSVQKCNACRGRGVRIMIRQLAPGMVQQMQSVCSDCNGEGEVINEKDRCKKCEGKKVIKEVKILEVHVDKGMKHGQRITFSGEADQAPGVEPGDIVLLLQEKENEVFQRDVNDLHMTHKIGLVEALCGFQFTFKHLDGRQIVVKYPPGKVIEPGCVRVVRGEGMPQYRNPFEKGDLYIKFDVQFPENNWISPEKLSELEDLLPARPEFPNVIGDAEEVDLQEFDTTRGSGGGQRREAYNDSSDEESSHHGPGVQCAHQ; translated from the exons atGGCCAACGTGGCCGACACGAAGCTCTACGACATCCTGGGCGTGCCGCCCGGCGCCTCCGACAATGAACTCAAGAAG GCATACAGAAAACTGGCCAAGGAATACCATCCTGATAAGAATCCAAATGCAGGGGACAAA TTCAAAGAAATAAGCTTTGCCTATGAAGTATTGTCGAATCCTGAGAAACGAGAGCTGTATGATAGATATGGAGAGCAGGGGCTCCGAGAAGGGAGTGGAAGCAGTGGCATGGACGATATTTTCTCCCATATCTTTGGTGGTGGATTGTTCAATTTCATGGGCGGCCAGAGTAGAAGTCGCAATGGtagaagaagaggagaagatATGGTGCATCCACTCAA AGTCTCTTTAGAAGATCTGTACAATGGAAAGACAACTAAACTACAACTTAGCAAGAATGTCCTTTGTAGTGCATGTAATGG gcagggagggaaggctggCTCCGTTCAGAAGTGCAACGcctgccggggccggggcgtGCGCATCATGATCCGGCAGCTGGCCCCGGGAATGGTGCAGCAGATGCAGTCCGTGTGCTCCGACTGCAATGGAGAAG GTGAAGTAATTAATGAAAAAGACCGCTGTAAAAAATGTGAAGGGAAGAAGGTGATCAAAGAGGTAAAAATACTTGAAGTCCATGTAGATAAAGGCATGAAACATGGGCAAAGAATTACATTCAGTGGAGAAGCAGATCAGGCTCCCGGTGTGGAACCAGGGGATATTGTCCTTTTACTCCAAGAGAAGGAGAATGAG GTGTTCCAGCGAGATGTGAATGACTTGCATATGACACACAAGATTGGACTCGTTGAAGCACTGTGTGGATTTCAGTTCACATTTAAGCACCTTGATGGACGTCAGATTGTGGTTAAATACCCTCCTGGAAAAGTCATTGAACCAG GTTGTGTTCGTGTAGTCAGAGGGGAAGGAATGCCACAGTATCGCAATCCTTTTGAGAAGGGGGATCTCTACATTAAATTTGATGTTCAGTTTCCTGAAAATAACTGGATTAGCCCAGAAAAGCTTTCA GAACTTGAAGATCTTCTGCCAGCTAGACCAGAATTTCCCAATGTAATTGGTGATGCAGAAGAGGTAGATCTTCAAGAATTTGATACCACTCGTGGTTCAGGTGGTGGCCAGAGACGTGAAGCTTATAATGATAGTTCTGATGAAGAAAGCAGCCATCATGGACCTGGGGTACAGTGTGCCCACCAGTAA